A stretch of DNA from Rhizobacter sp.:
AGATCGGCGACGAGGCACCTCGGCACGCCGAGGGCTACGTGCCGCCTGCCGCCTGACCATGCTCGACTTCGAAGCGCCCCCCATCGAGTCGTCGCAGATGCGCCGCGCCGGCAAGGAATTGCTGTCGCTCGCGTTGATGGACACGCGCAACCACAGCCTGCGCTGGATGAGCGCGATCGAAGCGGCGCTGCCCGGCTTCGCGGTGAGCGAGCCGCAGCGCGAGGGCCTGAACCCGCCGCTGTGGTCGCTCGGCCACCTGGCCTGGTATCAGGAGCACTGGATCTCGCGAAACGTGCAGCGCCAGCGCGGCACCCAGGCCGACCCCACCGCGCTGCGGCTCGCGTCCATCGAGCCCCAGGCCGACCGGCTGTTCGACCCCTCGGTGGTGTTGCCCTCGCTGCGCTGGCGGCTCGAGCTGCCCGAGCCGCAGGCCATCCGCCAGTACCTGGCCGACACGCTCGAGACCACGCTCGAGCTGCTCGACCACGCGGCGGAAGACGACGACGCGCTGTACTTCTTCCGCCTCGCGCTCTGCCATGAAGACGCGCAGCTCGAAGCCTTCGCCGAGCTCGCGCAGACGCTCGGCTTCGACCCGGGCTTGCTGCCGATGATCGGCACGCTGGCGTCGCGCCAGCCGGTGCTCTTCCCGGCCACGCGCTGGCTGCTCGGCTCGCCACCCGGCGGCTTCGCGTTCGACAACGAACAGCCCGCGCACGAGCACAGCGTGCCCGAGTTCGAGATCGACGCGCAGCCCGTCACCTGGGGCCAGTACTGCGAGTTCGTGGAAGACGGCGGCTACGACGACGAGCGCCACTGGTCACCCGAAGGCTGGGACTGGGTGCAGCGAGAAGGCCGCCGCACGCCGCGCCATGTCGACCAGATGCGCCAGAGCGTGCTGATGCAGCGCTTCGGCAAGATGACGCGCGTGCCGATGTCGCAACCCGCCATGCACGTGAGCTGGTACGAGGCCGACGCCTGGTGCCGCTGGGCCGAGCGCCGCCTGCCGACCGAGCTGGAGTGGGAAGTCGCCGCGCACCAGGGCGCCTCGCGCGGCGTGCGCTTCGGTCAGGTGTGGGAGTGGACGGCGGGGAGCTTCCGCCCCTACCCAGGCTTCATGCCCGGGCCCGATGCGCAGTATTCGCAAGCCGCCTTCGGCTCGCACAAGGTGCTGCGCGGCGGCTCGTTTGCCACGAACGAGCGCATGCGCAACGCGAAGCACCGGCGCTTCCTGCTGCCCGAGCGCGACGACGCGTTCAGCGGGTTTCGCAGCGTCTCGCTCTGAGCGTCAGCGCCTGCCCGGCGCCGATCTCTCCCCTAAGATCGCCCGGCTTTCCGTTCACCACAACGACACAAACCGAGGGAGATCTTCATGCCAGGGCGCCATTTGCTCGTCTGCTTTCCGCGCGTTCGCCTTCTGCTGGCCCATGTGCTGCTCGCCGCGGCCACCTGCACGCAGGCCGCCGAGCCGGGCTACTTCAAGTTCAGTGACTTGATGAACTCAGACTCCGGCCGGGCCCTTCACGACCCCGCCGTCAAGCTCTACTGGGCGACACAACCGACGCCCGAGTTTGCGGAAGTCGCCCCGCCCGATGTCTATGCCCGGCGCGGGCCCTTCTCCAACGCGGGCGGGCAGGCGTACTGTGTGGGGGCGTTTGAAGACACCCTGAAGACGCTCATCAGCGACGCACGCAGCCGCGGCTACGACGCCGTCATCAACCTCCAGGCCGCCGTGGATGGCCAGCCCTCGAACGACAAGGAAGGCTTTCGATGTGCCGGCGACCGGCGCGTCAAGGTCGCGCTGTGGAGCCAGTTCGCGATGACGCCTGCCGCGGTGCAGCGCATGGTGGAGGCCGACGAACGGTCGACCCGCACGCCGCCGAGGCAGGCCCCTGAGAACGGCAGGTTCATTCCGCTGGCCCCGATCCTCACGTCTGCCGAAGCGCAAAAAATACTCGGCCCCGACATGCATGTCTTCTGGGGCATTGCAGCACCCAAGTACGCCAAGCGCTACGGCCCCGATTCCTATTCGGAGTCTGCTTCCAACCGAGACATTGGTGACGAAGGCGCGTGCCGGAAGGCCGTGCTGGAGAGCCTGAAGTCGATGGCGAAAGACGCCGAGGAACGCGGCCTCAACGCCATCATCAAGGTGCGAAGCTTCTACGACGATCGGTATGCGCCCGTCATCACCGACGCCGAATGCCGCCAGAGGCAACTGATGATGGGCAAGCTCTCGGTCAGCTTGCAGGCGTCATTGGCCAGCATCGACGACGACAGCATCGGCTTCGCGCCCATGCCGGCCAGGCCTGCGGCCAAAGACGCCTTCTTCATGCCCCTCGGCCCCATCCTGGAGTCGCCCGAAGCGCGCGCCATCCTGGGCTCCGATGTCAAAGCGTATTGGGAGTTCAAGGCGCCCAAGTACAGCCGGCACAAGAAGCCCGAGGTCTACTCCGAAGACGTGGCGCTCGGCACGCTGACCCGTGAAGAAGCCTGCCGGCAGGCCGTGCTGAAGACGCTGTCGGAAATGGTCTCGAACGCCCGAGGCGGCAAGTTCGATTCGATCATCCGGATCCGCAGCTATCTCGGTGAGAAGTACGCGCCGGTGCCGACCGACGTCGAATGCAAGGTGGCGAAGAATGAAGCGGTCGTCGAGTTGCGGGCCACGCTCGTCAGGCAGTAGCAGGGCGAGAGATCGGGGCATTGCAGCGTGCCGACAATGTGCGCTTCCCCTTTCACCAGCATCACAAGGAGACAAGCTTGTTCAATCACATCATGGTCGGCACCAATGACATCGAGCGCTCGAAGCGCTTCTACGACGCCGTGCTCGGCGTGCTCGGTGCCGGCGAGCCCGTGCGCAACGTGAACGCCACCGGGCAGACCCGGTTGTTCTACCGGCACGACGGCAGCAGCTTCTGCGTCTCCGAGCCCATCAACG
This window harbors:
- a CDS encoding SUMF1/EgtB/PvdO family nonheme iron enzyme, producing MRRAGKELLSLALMDTRNHSLRWMSAIEAALPGFAVSEPQREGLNPPLWSLGHLAWYQEHWISRNVQRQRGTQADPTALRLASIEPQADRLFDPSVVLPSLRWRLELPEPQAIRQYLADTLETTLELLDHAAEDDDALYFFRLALCHEDAQLEAFAELAQTLGFDPGLLPMIGTLASRQPVLFPATRWLLGSPPGGFAFDNEQPAHEHSVPEFEIDAQPVTWGQYCEFVEDGGYDDERHWSPEGWDWVQREGRRTPRHVDQMRQSVLMQRFGKMTRVPMSQPAMHVSWYEADAWCRWAERRLPTELEWEVAAHQGASRGVRFGQVWEWTAGSFRPYPGFMPGPDAQYSQAAFGSHKVLRGGSFATNERMRNAKHRRFLLPERDDAFSGFRSVSL